Proteins encoded in a region of the Phaenicophaeus curvirostris isolate KB17595 chromosome 1, BPBGC_Pcur_1.0, whole genome shotgun sequence genome:
- the SLC25A15 gene encoding mitochondrial ornithine transporter 1: MRINSAIQAAIDLTAGAAGGTACVVTGQPFDTAKVKMQTFPDLYKGIVDCFVKTYKQVGFRGFYKGTTPALVANIAENSVLFMCYGFCQQIVRKIVGVDRKTKLSDLQNAAAGSFASAFATLVLCPTELVKCRLQAMHEMQLSGKIIQGHNTVWSVVKGVIQKDGPLGFYRGLSSTLLREVPGYFFFFGGYELSRTFFASGRSKDELGPIPLLLSGGFGGSCLWIAVYPVDCVKSRIQVLSMAGKQAGFMGTFVTVVRTEGVLALYSGLKPTMIRAFLANGALFLAYEYSRKLMMKQIDSY; encoded by the exons ATGAGGATCAACTCTGCAATTCAGGCGGCTATTGACctcacagcaggagctgcag GTGGGACAGCATGCGTGGTGACTGGTCAGCCCTTTGACACTGCAAAGGTGAAGATGCAGACGTTCCCTGACCTGTACAAAGGAATTGTTGACTGTTTTGTGAAAACCTACAAGCAAGTGGGATTTCGAGGCTTCTACAAGGGAACCACACCAGCGCTTGTAGCTAACATCGCAGAGAACTCCGTCCTGTTCATGTGCTATGGATTTTGCCAACAAATTGTGAGAAAAATTGTTGGAgtagacaggaaaacaaagctcaG TGACCTGCAGAATGCTGCTGCGGGCTCCTTCGCCTCTGCCTTTGCCACCCTTGTCCTCTGcccaacagagctggtgaagtgCCGGCTGCAGGCCATGCATGAAATGCAGTTATCAGGAAAGATAATCCAGGGACACAA TACAGTTTGGTCAGTAGTAAAGGGTGTTATTCAAAAGGATGGTCCGCTTGGATTTTACCGTGGTCTGTCAAGCACTTTGCTGCGCGAAGTCCCaggctatttcttcttttttggaGGATATGAACTGAGCCGGACCTTCTTTGCCTCTGGGAGATCAAAAGATGAATTAG GTCCCATTCCTTTGCTACTAAGCGGAGGTTTTGGAGGCAGCTGTCTGTGGATTGCTGTGTATCCTGTGGACTGCGTCAAATCTAGAATTCAGGTTCTTTCAATGGCTGGAAAACAGGCAGGCTTTATGGGAACATTTGTAACTGTTGTGAGAACTGAAG GTGTACTTGCCTTGTATTCTGGACTAAAGCCAACTATGATCCGAGCATTCCTGGCCAATGGGGCGCTGTTCCTTGCCTACGAGTACAGCCGGAAACTTATGATGAAACAAATAGATTCTTACTGA